In Mycolicibacterium lutetiense, the sequence GGCCCGCGCTTGGTGAAGGTGGTGATCGAGTTGTCCAGGTGCTGCATGACCAGAGCGATCACCGTGCGCTCGCTCCACCGCTGGGGGTTGAGGAGGCGGATCAGCTTGCCCGGCTCCTGGCGGCCCTGATCGAGGAACTGCCGCCAGCGGGGAACGTCGGTGCCCTGCGGCCCGGTGCCGTCGGTCATCAGCGTCTGCAACAGACCCATCGCGTTGGAACCCTTGCCGTACCGCACCGGTTCGACGTGGGTGTCGGGGGTGGGGTGGATCGACGAGGTGATCGCGACGCCGTGGGTCAGGTCCATGTCGGGCGACACCGTGAGGGTCTGCGCGCCCACGATGGACTCGGAGTTGGTGCGGGTCAGCACGCCGAGTTTGGCCGACAGCCGGTTGAGCTTTCCGGTGTCGCGCATCTTGAACAGCAACTTCTGGGTGTTGTAGGTGCCCGCCGCCAGGATCAGATGCTTGGCGGTGAACGTCTTGCGCCTACGACGCAGCTTGCTGCCGGTGCGCACGGTCGTGACCTCCCACAGCCCGTCGGCGCGCTGCTCGAAACTGGTCACGGTGGTCATCGGATGTACTTGTGCCCCAGCTGACTCTGCGAGGCCGAGGTAATTCTTGACGAGCGTGTTCTTGGCCCCGTGCCGGCAGCCGGTCATGCATTCCCCACACTCGATACACCCGGTGCGGGCCGGGCCGACTCCACCGAAGTAGGGATCCGGCACGGTCTTGCCTGGAGTCATCTCACCGTCGAGTCCGAAGAACACCCCGACCGGTGTGGCGACGAACGTGTCCCCGCAACCCATGTCGTCGGCAACCTCTTTGACGATGCGGTCCGCGTCGGTGAAGGTCGGGTTCTTCACCACGCCCAGCATGCGCTGCGCCTGGTCGTAATGCGGCATCAACTCGGCCCGCCAGTCGGTGATGTCCTTCCACTGCGGGTCGTTGAAGAACGGGTCCGGCGGCACGTACAGGGTGTTGGCGTAGTTCAGCGATCCGCCGCCGACACCGGCGCCGGCCAGGATCATCACATTGCGCAGCAAATGGATGCGCTGGATGCCGTACATGCCCAACTGCGGTGCCCAGAGGAACTTGCGCAGATCCCACGAGGTCTTGGCGAAATCCGCATCGGTGAAGCGCTGGCCGGCTTCGAGTACACCGACTCGATAGCCCTTCTCGGTGAGCCGCAGCGCACTGACGCTGCCGCCGAATCCCGAACCGA encodes:
- a CDS encoding GMC family oxidoreductase → MQPDYDVLVIGSGFGGSVSALRLTEKGYRVGVLEAGQRFTDADFAKTSWDLRKFLWAPQLGMYGIQRIHLLRNVMILAGAGVGGGSLNYANTLYVPPDPFFNDPQWKDITDWRAELMPHYDQAQRMLGVVKNPTFTDADRIVKEVADDMGCGDTFVATPVGVFFGLDGEMTPGKTVPDPYFGGVGPARTGCIECGECMTGCRHGAKNTLVKNYLGLAESAGAQVHPMTTVTSFEQRADGLWEVTTVRTGSKLRRRRKTFTAKHLILAAGTYNTQKLLFKMRDTGKLNRLSAKLGVLTRTNSESIVGAQTLTVSPDMDLTHGVAITSSIHPTPDTHVEPVRYGKGSNAMGLLQTLMTDGTGPQGTDVPRWRQFLDQGRQEPGKLIRLLNPQRWSERTVIALVMQHLDNSITTFTKRGPGGKRVMSSKQGHGEPNPTWIPVGNEVTRRMAAKIDGVAGGTWGELFNIPLTAHFLGGAAIGDSAEHGVIDPYQRVYNYPTLHVMDGAAISANLGVNPSLSITAQAERAASLWPNNGQNDERPAQSEPYRKLAPIAPAHAVVPAEAPAGLRRLPIEPINSGG